One segment of Fusarium falciforme chromosome 13, complete sequence DNA contains the following:
- a CDS encoding Zn(2)-C6 fungal-type domain-containing protein gives MQPSGSLPMSTGGQASPRQTTIEKKRRRPALACEQCRTRKVRCDRNHPCTTCKLSKNQLCTYAPQPERKRASKLSSSSPSTSSISQVPPTSGPLSRVERHLVPLCLESEETGRLTGPGPPPLPAGQSWQSNCVSGTVQWTSSSLPGDLALTPESLPESTSSTTIVSLMERVKQLEHQLADTRQQRSNDAECAALCRDEPRDATHLERGTVSKTRYFGQSHWVNIAHLTPGLLDFFKKIEKEKTSTVYQHLEKCKSLARKIKARRVPAFTTISLSKRMLSRELADQLIEAYLRTFETVYRIVHVPTFRAEYERYWENPKVVSDSFIVLMQLCMAIGAAFQDNVFSHRVSASHWVFEAQFWLLSCEKSKITIIGLQILCLLHHAKNITNIGSDLTWIGAGGLLRTAMYMGLHKDPKSLSKMTIYRSEIRRRLWATVLEIVLQTSIDSGGPPLISPQDYDTEPPANIDDCQLVDDAKTSFPVAKDAGVCTQMTVPLALLKTWPARLTVAKMVNGIRSNASFNEVLAANAELTTSLHAMMRQLGKFHEAGEITSFQLRYAEFTTYRFFIALHYPILPRTLRNPVYYFSRKICTDTSVRLAATAYLLPASRQLLASPETVLSDWDFQQLFVCGTGTYRSTMTQVSLTLGLELSRILEEEPRPHYGPVSSGIAELRAILESWQELCLQRIRAGETNVKGFLGITCLLAQIDSLEANCDYVAKEKRLHDEAEAGAKKCLEVLQGMVGHEGASEEGSSENATPQTLHLDDLEGFGLLGDWAWDDAALTQGVNLTSNFNEILFY, from the exons atgcaGCCGTCTGGCTCCCTACCAATGTCGACGGGAGGCCAGGCATCTCCAAGACAAACAACaatcgagaagaagaggagacgaCCGGCTCTCGCATGCGAGCAATGTCGGACAAGAAAGGTCCGCTGCGATAGGAACCATCCGTGTACGACATGCAAACTATCCAAGAACCAGCTATGCACCTATGCACCCCAGCCAGAGCGGAAGCGCGCCAGCAAACTGTCATCATCGAGCCCTTCCACGTCTTCAATAAGTCAGGTTCCTCCGACGTCCGGCCCGTTATCCAGGGTTGAACGCCACCTAGTGCCTCTTTGCCTAGAATCAGAGGAAACCGGTAGACTTACTGGACCCGGACCGCCTCCCCTACCGGCAGGCCAGTCGTGGCAATCAAATTGTGTGTCCGGAACGGTCCAATGGACGAGCAGCTCTCTCCCTGGAGACTTGGCACTCACCCCCGAAAGCCTTCCTGAGTCGACATCAAGCACCACCATCGTTTCTCTGATGGAGCGCGTGAAGCAGCTCGAGCATCAACTGGCGGATACCCGTCAACAGAGAAGCAACGACGCAGAGTGCGCTGCCCTCTGCAGGGATGAGCCTCGCGATGCCACGCACCTCGAAAGGGGCACTGTTAGCAAGACGCGATACTTTGGACAAAGTCATTGGGTAAATATTGCACATTTG ACGCCTGGACTACTCGACTTTTTCAAGAAAatagagaaggaaaagacgaGCACTGTCTATCAGCACCTTGAAAAGTGCAAGTCCCTAGCGAGGAAGATTAAGGCTCGCCGTGTTCCAGCTTTCACCACCATCTCCCTCAGCAAGCGGATGCTCTCAAGAGAGCTAGCAGATCAGCTCATCGAGGCCTACCTGCGGACCTTTGAGACCGTCTACCGCATCGTCCATGTTCCAACGTTCCGCGCGGAATACGAAAGATACTGGGAAAACCCGAAAGTAGTAAGCGACTCCTTCATCGTCTTGATGCAGCTCTGCATGGCCATCGGCGCTGCCTTTCAGGACAATGTATTCTCTCACCGAGTATCTGCTTCTCATTGGGTCTTTGAGGCCCAGTTTTGGCTCCTATCGTGTGAAAAGTCGAAGATTACTATTATAGGCCTACAAATCTTATGCCTGCTGCATCATGCCAAAAACATCACCAATATTGGCTCAGATCTAACCTGGATCGGTGCCGGCGGTCTTCTCCGCACTGCCATGTACATGGGCTTGCACAAGGATCCCAAGTCCCTGTCCAAGATGACGATCTATCGATCAGAGATACGCCGGCGCCTCTGGGCTACCGTCCTTGAGATCGTCCTCCAGACCAGCATCGACTCCGGAGGCCCTCCGCTCATCTCACCCCAAGACTATGATACGGAGCCTCCGGCCAACATCGACGACTGTCAACTCGTCGACGATGCCAAAACGTCGTTCCCGGTCGCCAAGGATGCGGGCGTTTGTACGCAGATGACCGTCCCCCTTGCCCTACTCAAGACATGGCCCGCCCGTCTCACTGTCGCGAAGATGGTCAACGGAATCCGCTCCAACGCTTCATTCAACGAAGTGCTAGCCGCCAATGCCGAGCTTACTACATCCCTCCATGCCATGATGCGTCAGCTGGGCAAGTTTCATGAGGCAGGCGAAATCACGTCCTTCCAGCTCCGGTACGCCGAGTTCACGACCTACCGGTTCTTTATCGCCCTCCACTATCCTATTCTGCCCCGGACGCTGCGAAATCCTGTCTATTACTTTTCTCGCAAGATTTGCACCGATACGAGTGTTCGCCTCGCAGCCACGGCATATCTGCTCCCGGCCTCTCGTCAGCTCCTGGCGTCTCCCGAGACTGTTCTCTCCGACTGGGACTTTCAACAACTTTTCGTGTGCGGCACAGGCACATACCGATCGACTATGACGCAGGTCTCCCTGACGCTTGGCCTGGAACTCTCCCGGATCCTAGAAGAGGAGCCTCGGCCCCACTACGGTCCGGTGAGCTCGGGCATAGCAGAGCTGCGTGCAATCCTAGAGTCGTGGCAGGAGTTGTGCTTGCAGCGCATCCGCGCCGGGGAGACGAACGTCAAGGGGTTCTTGGGCATCACGTGTCTTCTTGCGCAGATTGATTCGCTGGAAGCAAATTGCGATTACGTggcgaaggagaagaggctgCATGACGAGGCAGAGGCTGGGGCGAAGAAATGCCTCGAAGTGCTTCAAGGAATGGTTGGACACGAAGGAGCCAGCGAGGAGGGAAGCTCAGAAAACGCCACACCCCAAACACTGCATCTTGACGATTTGGAGGGATTTGGCCTGCTTGGGGACTGGGCCTGGGATGATGCG GCACTTACACAGGGGGTTAACTTAACCTCTAACTTTAatgagatattattttactag